The following proteins are co-located in the Seriola aureovittata isolate HTS-2021-v1 ecotype China chromosome 7, ASM2101889v1, whole genome shotgun sequence genome:
- the rps19 gene encoding 40S ribosomal protein S19 codes for MPGVTVKDVNQQEFVRALAAFLKKSGKLKVPDWVDLVKLGKHKELAPSDENWFYIRAASTVRHLYLRGGAGVGSMTKIYGSRQRNGVCPAHYSVGSKNVARKVLQALELLKMIEKDPNGGRRLTSQGTRDLDRIAGQVAAANKKTV; via the exons ATGCCTGGTGTCACAGTGAAAGACGTCAACCAGCAGGAGTTTGTCCGTGCCCTGGCGGCCTTCCTGAAGAA GTCAGGAAAGCTGAAGGTGCCTGACTGGGTGGACCTTGTCAAGCTGGGTAAGCACAAGGAGCTGGCCCCCAGTGATGAGAACTGGTTTTACATCAGAGCTG CATCCACAGTCCGCCACTTGTACCTCCGCGGAGGTGCTGGTGTTGGCTCCATGACCAAGATCTATGGAAGTCGCCAAAGGAACGGCGTGTGCCCTGCCCACTACAGTGTAGGATCCAAGAATGTGGCTCGTAAGGTGCTGCAGGCCCTGGAGCTGCTAAAGATGATTGAGAAGGATCCCAATGG TGGTCGCAGACTAACCTCCCAGGGAACCAGAGACCTGGACAGAATTGCTGGCCAG